GCGACCCTTCAGGCCGCCCATCCGATCAGGACGGCGCTTTAAACCCCAGGCCGTTGGCCTGGGCTAAGGGAGGTTGCGCCGTTGGCGCAAGCAAAATCCTGACTGTTTCGTGACAATTCCATGACAACCGGCGTTCCCCAAATGTTTATCCTGATCCTGTGGTAGAGTATCAGGGGAAACAAGCCATGCATTACAGAATCGTACTGTTCATCCTGGCGTTCATCGGATGCGGGACGATTTCGATTGGGGCCGATTGGGAGCAAGTCCCGCTGACCCCGGCCGAACGGGCCCAATTGAAATACTTCTTCCGGGACTTCCTGCACACGCTGTTCGTCGAGGGGAAGGCCTGCCGGGTCCTGGAATCCCCTTGGATCAGGGCCCCAGAAAACCAGGCAGAGAGGAATCTAGACCTCTTGCATCTGGCCAAATATAGAAAAAATATTAAGTTACGCTCTCGGATTCTCAATTGCCTGGGGTTCCGATTGTATTATCTACATCTTATGTGTCTCTACGGGACTTGGCCTGAGTATCCAGGCGACGCCGTGCTTGTCACTCTCGACCAGGTGATGAACTCACCAGGATTTCGGATGGGCTATACATACCGACTATTCCGGGAAAGGGAACTCGAGGAATCAGAGGATGAACAAGTGCTGATAAGGGCGTTGAGAGCACTGGAACCGATCCTGGACGAGGTGGAACGTCGGCTTCGAAGGTTTTTTCCACAGGAGGGTCTTATAAAAAACCTTTCGGAATGCATCGAGAAATCAGAGTATTCCTGCACCCTGATGGAAGGGAGGAAATACTATCGAATTCAGCTCTTCCCTGGTGACAAGTGTCACCTCATCTGTTGCAAGCGCAAGAACACTTTGAAAATCGTAGGGGTCATATGTGAATGACCTGCGGGGTTGACCTCGTCTTAAAAAAGGGACCAAGATCCTGATGAAATGGACTCTGCGATTCTCTGCGTCCTCCGCGGTTGGATCCAGCGCGTCCTTCGAAAACCTGCACGACACCGTTCACCTGGCCGGAAATGAAACCGGGGCGGTTCGCCCGCCCCGGTCTTTCCCCTGTTCGTGTATTTCGTGTGGTTCGTGGTTGATGATCTTACGCCGAGCGGAACCAGCGGATCACCTCGGCGAAGGACGGCCGCTTGCCGTACATCAGAACCCCCACCCGGAAGACCTTCGCCACGGCCCACATGGTGAGGAAGAGGAAGGCCACGCTGAGCACGATGGAGAGCCAGATCTCCCACCAGGGCGGCGTCTGCACCATGACCCGCATCAGCATCACCAGGGGCGTGAAGAGCGGGACCTGGGAGACGATGCGGGTCAGCATGGCGTCGGGGTTGTTGATGAAGAACATGGTGAGGACCATGGGGATGATGATGGGGATCATCACCACCGACTGCAGGTTCTGGGCGTCCTCCTCGGACGAGCACAGGGAGCCGATCCCCAGGAACAGGGCCGAGTAGATGAAGTACCCCAGGACGAAGAAGATGATGAAGTAGAGCAGGTAGATGGGGTTGAAGTTGGCCAGGGTCTGGGCGATGTTGGGGTCCAGGGTGGCGGCGGACACGGCGGAGTAAACCAGCATCCCCAGCATGCAGAGGGCGTAGACCCCCATCTGGGTCAGGCCCACCATCCCGATGCCCACTAGCTTGCCGGTCATGATCTGCCGGGGTGTGAAGGTGGAGAGCAGGATCTCCATGATGCGGGAGGTCTTCTCCTCCAGCACGCCGCGGAGGTTGGCGATGCCGTAGATGATGAGGGCCATGTAGAGGATGAAGACGAAAACGAAGGTCATCATGAAGGCCGAGAGGAACCCGCTTTTCTTGGACGCCCCCCCCTTCTCCACCTGGCTGGTCTCCAGCGGGAGCGAGCGCACCCACTGGCGGATCTGCTCGCCCGTGGCCGGGATCTGGTTTCGCTCCAGCCGGTCCTTGAGCACAATGGGGTCGATGGCGTTCTGGATATCCCTGAGCAGGTTGATGTTGCTGACGCTCTTGCCGAAGTACTCGATCTTCTCGGGCTCCTCGAGCTGCTTCGGGATCACCACGCAACCCTCGAACTCGCCGTCGCCGATGCGTTTCTTGATGCCGTCCAGGACCGTCTCGAGGG
This sequence is a window from Acidobacteriota bacterium. Protein-coding genes within it:
- a CDS encoding ABC transporter permease, with the translated sequence MNIRAFEIIRREFLERVKKKSFWISTVLFPVMILGFTVLPAFLGRVSLQKDVRIAVIDLSGKSFEEFALNLTARPGAGKTAEGKGSTPTEPRGSYAPPTLVPVPPGKTLETVLDGIKKRIGDGEFEGCVVIPKQLEEPEKIEYFGKSVSNINLLRDIQNAIDPIVLKDRLERNQIPATGEQIRQWVRSLPLETSQVEKGGASKKSGFLSAFMMTFVFVFILYMALIIYGIANLRGVLEEKTSRIMEILLSTFTPRQIMTGKLVGIGMVGLTQMGVYALCMLGMLVYSAVSAATLDPNIAQTLANFNPIYLLYFIIFFVLGYFIYSALFLGIGSLCSSEEDAQNLQSVVMIPIIIPMVLTMFFINNPDAMLTRIVSQVPLFTPLVMLMRVMVQTPPWWEIWLSIVLSVAFLFLTMWAVAKVFRVGVLMYGKRPSFAEVIRWFRSA